A single Lolium perenne isolate Kyuss_39 chromosome 6, Kyuss_2.0, whole genome shotgun sequence DNA region contains:
- the LOC127308309 gene encoding protein YELLOW LEAF 1, choloroplastic, giving the protein MDNLLLPRPHATLRCSSPSLTLTTAQSPETSIAAALSSGAAARALHRPVSTPPPAAMLPLATMSAPSSLLLRPAAHQRMGGDRGQSWGLLSISGSQSRRNKLNNIISAKANITCCANQTQTATRKSFSGPTSPPSGSVKEKVKPRLDDGGVGFPPFRFGGGGGGGGGGGSSSSGGFILFVIVLLLDYLREFERNLQSGPRRGSDYDNGLAPQ; this is encoded by the exons ATGGATAACCTTCTTTTGCCCCGGCCGCATGCCACGCTGCGCTGCTCGTCGCCGTCCCTCACTCTGACCACAGCACAAAGCCCCGAAACCTCCATTGCCGCCGCGCTCTCGTCTGGAGCTGCTGCAAG GGCCCTTCACCGACCTGTATccacgccgccgccggccgccatgctcccGCTCGCCACAATGTCCGCGCCGAGTTCTCTTCTCCTGCGGCCCGCCGCGCACCAGAGGATGGGGGGAGATCGAG GACAGAGCTGGGGGTTGCTGTCTATCTCGGGTTCGCAGTCTCGGAGGAATAAACTCAACAACATCATCTCTGCCAAAGCT AACATAACATGCTGTGCTAACCAGACACAAACCGCCACCCGCAAATCATTCTCTGGACCCACCTCTCCACCATCGGGTTCAGTTAAAG AGAAGGTGAAGCCCAGGCTCGATGATGGTGGCGTCGGGTTCCCACCGTTCCGgtttggtggtggaggaggtggtggtggtggcggtggcagcaGTTCCTCCGGCGGATTCATCCTCTTCGTGATCGTTTTGCTTCTGGACTACCTGAGGGAGTTCGAGAGGAACTTGCAGAGTGGGCCGCGCAGGGGCAGCGACTACGACAATGGGCTCGCACCACAGTAG